Part of the Nostoc edaphicum CCNP1411 genome, GCAGCAAGTCTTGGCGCAGCATCAGTTTTAGGGATGATGTTAGTTGTTTCTCGCCGAGTGCAAGATACGATGACACTATTAATTTTAGGTTTATTGTTTGGTTATGCTACTAGTGCAATAGTAAGTATTTTGTTGCAGTTTAGCTCAAAAGAACGCATTCAAAGTTATATCATGTGGACTTTTGGTAGTTTTGCTGGGGTGACTTGGAGACAGTTAGTTGTTTTAATTCCTGTGATACTTTTGAGTTTATTGGGAGCAGTGTTGCAATCAAAATCTTTGAATGCACTTTTACTTGGTGAATCTTATGCACGTAGTTTAGGTTTAACTGTGCAAAAAACTAGATTTTCTATTATTACTAGTGCATCTATATTAGCAGGCGCAATTACTGCTTTTTGCGGCCCCATAGCATTTTTAGGTGTGGCAATTCCCCATTTGTGTCGTAGTCTGTTCAATACTTCCGATCATCGGATATTAATCCCTAGTGTGACAATGATGGGTGCAATCTTAGCATTGTTTGCAGATTTGTTTTCCCAACTTGCGGTAAGTCAAATGGTTTTACCTTTAAATGCTGTTACTGCTTTAATTGGAACTCCTGTTGTGACTTGGGTAATTCTGCGGCGTAATTCACAAAAGTCTTTTCCGTCATGAATGATGCGATTTTAACAACTCACAATTTGACTATTGGTTATAAGACATCCCGAAAAACTGTTCGGTGTGTTGCGTCTGATATTTCTGTATCTCTGCAAGCTGGGGAACTTGTTTGCTTACTCGGCCCCAATGGTGCAGGTAAATCTACATTACTGCGATCGCTCGCCGGAATGCAACCCCCAATATCAGGTGAAGTGCGACTCTTGGGAGAAAATATTTACAAGTTAGCACCACAAGAATTAGCCAAACGTCTGAGTTTGGTACTCACCGAGAAAGTTGATGTCGGAATGCTATCAGCTTACACCTTGGTGAGCTTGGGGCGATATCCTTACACTGATTGGTGGGGAAATTTGACACCCGAAGATGAAGCTATAGTAACTTGGGCAATAAAATCTGTAGGAGCAGTACACTTAGCACAACGCCAAGTTAGCGAATTAAGTGATGGTGAACGCCAAAAAATTATGATTGCGCGTGCTTTGGCTCAGTCGCCTATTGTGATGTTACTTGATGAGCCAACAGCATTTTTAGATTTACCGCGACGGGTGGAAATTATGCAATTATTGCGTCAGTTAGCACGAGAAACGAATCAAGCGATTCTCCTTTCTACCCACGATTTAGATTTAGCTTTGCGTCTTGCTGATAAGGTTTGGCTATTAACAGCTAATGGTATTTTACACGTTGGCGCACCGGAAGATTTGGTGTTAAGTGGTGCATTTGCTGATACTTTCGAGAGTGAAGGTGTAGAGTTCGATGTTGCTTCTGGAGAATTTCATCTCCATACATCCCACAAGGAAGAAATTAATGTAATAGGTGAGGGAATTGCAACTATATGGACTATTCGTGCTTTGGAAAGAGTGGGATTCTTGGTTAATCGAAGTGCAAAGTCTTTTACTGTAGAAGATACGACGCAAACACAAATCTCAGTAGAAGTTATATCAAACTCTGCACAAGTTTTTTGGCGAATCACAAACAATAAGACTGTTTACACTCATCATTCATTGTATACACTGATTAAATTTTTGGATTGTTTATATCAGGGTCAGGGTTTTGGTTAACATAGAAATTCCCCTGACATTGCAAATCAACTATGCCCAAGACTTGGAACATCAAGATAGATAACTATTTTCAAGCCAACCCCAATTGCATCATCGCCACCGCCCATGTAGACAGCTTCCCTATAGACCTGCCGCTAGAACCGAACATCCGGGAACCGAACCGTAAAAGCGCGACCTACAGACAAATCTTCGACTCACTGACCACCGAACCTGTAAAATTCTTCTCTCGCCACAGTGGAATCGTTCTGTCAGCCAATAAAACTAAACCTGTCAAGAACAAAACTGAACTAGAGCTAGAAGTCTTAGAAGCTAACGAGGGTGGCAGCGACGGCATTATTAACGGAGGACATACAGTTTTAGCTTTTGAGCAAGCTAAAAATTACAACTACAATTTAACCGAAGCTAGGGTAAAAGTTACGATTCACATCGGGCTGACTGAAGAATCAGCCAAAGATATAGCCCTAGCAAGTAATACTACAACGCCAGTAGATTCTCGCTCCAAAGTCAACGCTAGGGGTGATTACAAATTCATCAAGCAGTATTTAGCCCAGTTAGAGAGAGCAGAAGATAGAAAATTCCGCATTGCCTATTACCAAAACCAAAGCGGCGCTCCCAGAAATGCCCAGTGCAATGTCACCCATTTGCTCAAGCTCCTTTACTGCCTCGACAGGAATAAATACAACCCCGACGGCAATAAACGAACCAAACACCCAGCAGGGATGAGTCTTCCAAGTAACATCACAGATGCAGAAAGGGAACGGTTAACTGCTTTACTGCCTCTCCTAACTCATGCTTTGTGGATAGAGCAAAGACTCTATGAAATTATCCAAGACCATATCAGCAACCCCAGAAGAAAGGGTGCCAACGATTTAGCATCAATAGATATACGTAAAACTACGTTGTTGCCTGATAGCAAATACTCTTTCGGGTTTGGTGCGCCAACTGACCTAGCATTACCGATAATTGCGTCCTATCGGGTATTTTTGGATAAGGACTATAAATGGATTCTGCCGTTTAACGAATTCGCCGAAGATTTTCTCCAACACCTGTGGACTAACTACTTCCGTAAATACTTGGTGTCGGAGAAAACAGCAGGAAATACAGTCGGCACAAAAATAAGTCGCAATCAAGAGATTTGGGAAAGTTTGTATATCTCAGCGCAGAGTTATCTAAATCAGCACTTGGTGAAAATGGTTAACTCTAGTAAGCAAGAAGAATCGAAGGTTACACAAGGTACAAAAGGGCGTGTGCAAGCAGGTAAGAAATAATAGTACAAGGTTTCTATTGAGAGATTCGTTTTGGATGGGCGATGGCTTTTAAGAGTGAACAGTTATCAGTCAAGTCGTAAAGTCCTTGGGTTTTAACTGGTGACTGATAACTGTTTTAAGTGATAGCCTAAGAAAGTGAAATCGAAAAAGTGCTATTGCTCACAAATTATTTTCCATTTTCATATACAATAACAACTGCTCATTCAAGGACTATTTTGTGAATTTAACAGTAGCAAGAGAGAAAAAATAATGGCTGAACTCAAACTCCGGTCAAAAGATCCAGATTCCCTCAGACGCATTATTCAAAGTGCTTTGTCAGAAAGATTACAGAGTGTGACAGCAGGAATCAAAAGAACAGAAGAACGGATTCAGGATTTTGAAACCAAATATCAATTATCGACTGAGGAATTTCTCACTCAGTTTAATAATGATGAATTATCCCATAATTTTGACTATGATGAGTGGATTGGAGAAGCTCGAATGTTGGCACATTTACAAAAAACAAAAGAGTCGATAGAGGAGATTGATTTTGTTGATTGAAGATTATTTTCAGCAAATTCGGATTTTAATCGAATCCTCAGAAATAGTTAAAATATTTAATTTAGAAACTGAAAAAAGAGGAATATATGAAGGTTTTATCAGAGCCAAGCTCGAATTTAAAGATAATTCGTTGCTGCATCTGAGGGAATTTATCTATGTTGAAATATCCCCAGATAGAAAAATGTATAGTTATCAATATATGAACTCAGAGAATAATCTAATTTTTCGCTATGACAATACAGAACATCACCGAAAATTAAATCTGACTACTTTCCCTCATCATAAACATGATGGGAGTGAGGATAATATCGTTAAATCAGATGCTCCTTTTTTAGCTGAGATCCTAAAAGAAATTGAGAAAATATTAGTATAAGTGCGATTCCTACGGCAGACGTTGCCAATGTCCACAATGTCTTCAGAGATCGCTTGACATCGACTAATTTATTTTCGCTGTAGACTACACCTTTGTTAGAAAAGCGTAGTCTGACCTTAACAATGGCTCTGCCAGGAATTCACATTCGCTGTATTATCCCTTATCCGTCTACAGTCAAATTAATCCTCTTTAATTGTTACCCAGTCAGTTAAAACAGCCATACAGCAAGCGGTTAACGTTGGCTTCTCAATATCTTGTTTTCATGTTTGGCGACATAACCCCCTTCTAAATGATTCTGCTCAACAGAAACCCCAATTACGTCAAAAAGCTTGTTAGCAACATCTAAGGAAATTGATTTAGACCAAGACATCTTTACTCCAATGAATCTAAGAGTTCAGCTAAATAATTAAAACCCATCTTCACCTACTTCGATTTATTCCCCTTTTTGAACCAACAATTTCCCAGACACTCCAGCCGTAAAACCCAACCCAATCGCCGCCACAGTAACGCTGGGCTTGATAAATAACGTCGCAATTCCAATAACTGCAGCCCCAAAGACAGCCATAGCAGCAAACGATAATCAACTGATTTTTGGGTTTAGCCCTTTCGTCCGATATGGATTGATGGACTATGGCATAATTTTCAAGCTCATTGGTAATTTCTAGTAAAGAAGCGCCGTACTGTTTTTCTAAGCGTTCGATAGCCAGCCTGTCTGCCTTAACTGGGCTTATGGCTAATTTTTGCAATGCTGTGGTTAATTTATCAGTCATTTTTAAACTTCCTATGCTCCGACATTCTAGAAAATGTTTAAAAAAAATTAAAACTTGCTGGAGAGACAAAAACGACTCTATTTTTCAGAGGTACTTGGAGATGTGAGAATACCGGAACTTGACCGGAACTCGACCGGAACTCAACCGGAACTCAACGGTCAGTGTCACGAATATTACTGGTTAACGTTAATAACACTAAAACCATCTTTTTCATTTCCGCACAATCGTTTAGTGTCAATCAATTGTGATAGGGCATTTCTCAAGTAAAGAACACTCTTTTTCTCTTCGCCCCACTTGCGGCTGTTTCTGATAGCAGCAAAAGAAGCTGGAGGATTAGCAGTAGCTGCAACGATCGCCACAATCTGTTCCAAATCAGCCTCAGAAATACTATTTTCTTCTACTTCCAGAAATTCCAGTTCTTGATAAGGCTTTGAAAAAATGGACTCCAGATGATTAACTGCATCTGATGGAGCAATTTTCTCCCCTCTAGGTATGACTGCCTTTTCATGCTGTTGAACTAATTCTGGGAAGAATTGAAGTAATGTTCTGGCTGGATCTGGTTGCCCATTGCCTGGGTGCAAATGGGTCTTTAGCCATTCGGGAATCATGCCCAGATTGCCACCACTAACAGGTTCTCCAAAGTTATTAGGGTTGGCTTTAAAATATTCTCCACTAGCGACATTCATTTTGCGTAGACCACCAGCGCTAACCGCTTGAGCTACACAACCAATAAAGTTAACCGATTGCTTAAAGGTATCTGCCAGCCCAGCCGTAGCTTTACCGACTACGCTTGTCAGGTTAGAGCCATGCAAGACGATAATTAATGTACCACCAGACTTAGCGAAGCGAGAAAGTAAATATTGAATCGCCCAGGTGCGATCGCTCTCCTCCAACAATGACAGCAACCGCATTGCCTCATCAA contains:
- a CDS encoding iron ABC transporter permease, producing MLSAKYKFKIPLITQKTPVFKTIIFLIIFISLILAFLLDLALGSVDIPVNEVIKILLGQEAEKVTWTHIILKFRLPKALTATLAGAALGVSGLQMQTLFKNPLAGPFVLGISSGASLGVALVVLTASATTPTLLADLGIISDFGLVIAASLGAASVLGMMLVVSRRVQDTMTLLILGLLFGYATSAIVSILLQFSSKERIQSYIMWTFGSFAGVTWRQLVVLIPVILLSLLGAVLQSKSLNALLLGESYARSLGLTVQKTRFSIITSASILAGAITAFCGPIAFLGVAIPHLCRSLFNTSDHRILIPSVTMMGAILALFADLFSQLAVSQMVLPLNAVTALIGTPVVTWVILRRNSQKSFPS
- a CDS encoding ABC transporter ATP-binding protein — its product is MNDAILTTHNLTIGYKTSRKTVRCVASDISVSLQAGELVCLLGPNGAGKSTLLRSLAGMQPPISGEVRLLGENIYKLAPQELAKRLSLVLTEKVDVGMLSAYTLVSLGRYPYTDWWGNLTPEDEAIVTWAIKSVGAVHLAQRQVSELSDGERQKIMIARALAQSPIVMLLDEPTAFLDLPRRVEIMQLLRQLARETNQAILLSTHDLDLALRLADKVWLLTANGILHVGAPEDLVLSGAFADTFESEGVEFDVASGEFHLHTSHKEEINVIGEGIATIWTIRALERVGFLVNRSAKSFTVEDTTQTQISVEVISNSAQVFWRITNNKTVYTHHSLYTLIKFLDCLYQGQGFG
- a CDS encoding AIPR family protein — its product is MPKTWNIKIDNYFQANPNCIIATAHVDSFPIDLPLEPNIREPNRKSATYRQIFDSLTTEPVKFFSRHSGIVLSANKTKPVKNKTELELEVLEANEGGSDGIINGGHTVLAFEQAKNYNYNLTEARVKVTIHIGLTEESAKDIALASNTTTPVDSRSKVNARGDYKFIKQYLAQLERAEDRKFRIAYYQNQSGAPRNAQCNVTHLLKLLYCLDRNKYNPDGNKRTKHPAGMSLPSNITDAERERLTALLPLLTHALWIEQRLYEIIQDHISNPRRKGANDLASIDIRKTTLLPDSKYSFGFGAPTDLALPIIASYRVFLDKDYKWILPFNEFAEDFLQHLWTNYFRKYLVSEKTAGNTVGTKISRNQEIWESLYISAQSYLNQHLVKMVNSSKQEESKVTQGTKGRVQAGKK
- a CDS encoding toxin-antitoxin system TumE family protein — encoded protein: MLIEDYFQQIRILIESSEIVKIFNLETEKRGIYEGFIRAKLEFKDNSLLHLREFIYVEISPDRKMYSYQYMNSENNLIFRYDNTEHHRKLNLTTFPHHKHDGSEDNIVKSDAPFLAEILKEIEKILV